From the Flavobacterium gyeonganense genome, the window CATAATCAACATATCGCTGATCAATAAAACCAGGAAGTTTTTGCCAGTTCCATAATGAAAAACCGGCGTAGCCACGCTCGATAGTGCGGTCTAGATTATCCCAGTGATTTAAAATCCTGATATTTGTTTTTGGGCTATCAGCAATATTTAAATTTTGTATTGGTTTATTTGTCTGGATTAATCGCAAAAAATGATAAACACCGTATAAAACTCCAATATCTTTTTTACCAGTAATAACAATATGGTTTTTATTACTTACCGAAATCGATTTGATAATAAAACCTTCATCATTTATAAGATCGAAACCAGACCCAATTTCTTTTTGAATTTCAGGACTTAAGGCCAATTTTGAGCCTAAAATTATAGTATTATTCCCTTCTAATTTTGCTCCTGCCTGCATTTTATTTCCAAGCATATCATTCAAAGCAGTATGCAATTCATTTTTAGCGATTTTTAAAGTTTCAGTATCTTCTAATACTACTATCCCTTTAATATTTGATAAGTAATCTGAAATTGTTTTTGAATTAGTTTTCTTTTCATATTGCAGCCACAATTTGTAATCTTTCTGTGCCAATGCCGGACAACAGAATACAAAAAACAATATGCTCAATTTGAAAAAAGTCTTCTTTATAGGTTTCATTATTTCTTCTTTTTACTGCTTAATTAGCTACAAACATCATCTTATTAATAGACTGATTATTTAGCAATATAAATACTAAAAAAATACAGTATTAAAAATATCAAAGTGTTCGCAATCGGTTGTGCTAAAATACAAAAATAAAGCAATTAAAAAATAAAAAATCTTATTTATGCTTTATTTTAAAAAATTAACACCATAAATCCTATAATTTCAGGACATAGAATATTAAATTTAAAAACAGTTAATATAAGACATAATAACAGTGGCCAAATAGCTTGGTACTTGTATATTTTTTATATTTTTTTGGAAGACTCACGTATAAGCACCTGAGTATTTAAGAATGTAATTTCTTTCGCATCCTCTTCTTTAACCGATTTGAGATTTTTAATAATTAATTCGGCCGCAGCTTTACCCATTTTCTCAGCTGGATGTGTAATAGTAGAAATGTTAGGCTCAATTATTTCAGAGATAGGGTCATTATTGAATCCAATTACCGCAAATTGATCAGGTACCTTAATTCCTCTTTTTTTGCGGTTTGAACTGCGCTTACTGCAAGAATATCTCCTGGAGCAAAAAGTCCGTCTGGTGGTGATTTCAAGTCAAACAACTGATTACAGGCTTTTACACCATCCTCGTAAGTCATTTCCTTTAAACTAATAATAAGATTTTCTTCAACGGGAATGCCATGCTCAGATAAAGCATCGATATACCCTCTTTTACGTTCATTGTAAAGTGTCCCGAATTCTGATCCGGCAGTTAAATGAGCAATTCTTTTACATCCTTGTTCTATAAGATGTTTTGTCGCCTTATATCCCGCTAAATAATTATTGATTACAACACGAAAAGTATCATAATCTTTTGGTACCCTGTCAACAAACACTAAAGGAATGTTGTTATTTGAAAATTGTTTAAAATGTGAAGTATCTTTAGTTTCCATTGCAAGCGAACAAATAACTCCACTTACCCTATTACTGTATAAGGACTTAGCCATATCAACCTCCATCTGGTATGAATCATGCGATTGCATAATAATTACAGAATAATTAGATTTTTGGGCGGTAATCTCAATACCACTAATTAATGATGATAAAAATGGCTGTGTAACAGTGGGGATCAAAATTCCAATTGTTTTCGTTACATTACCACGAAGCCCTGCTGCTAAAGTATTAGGCACAAAACCCATTTCTTTAGCTGTCTGTTTTACTTTTTTAATTGTTTTCTCACTTATGCTGTGATGGTCTTTTAAAGCCCGCGAAATTGTTGATGCTGCAAGATTCAGTTTTTCTGCAATATCATAAATTGTTACGTGTCTGTGTTCTTCCATGAATTAGAGTAGTAAATAGACGTAAATGTACTTATTTTAATCTTACAACAATCAATTCTGCATTTATTTAGGATATAATAAAGGTTTTTACAAAAATAATAGTCTTTAAAATATTAATTTGTCATATTTTTAAATATCTATTTGCACATAATTTTTTTATTTTAAAAAAAAGTTATTCCTTTACACAATCGGTTGTTTAATTATAATTATTTAATTAAGTTCCACATCTCTATAAAATATAGCTAATGAAAACAAAAAAAATCACAACTTTAATTGCACTGATAATTTCATGCTATTGCTTAGCACAAGAAAAGGAGAAATTCCGGTTTCAAAATACCAAATTAAGTTTTGAAGAACGGGTAAATGACCTTGTAAGCCAGTTAACATTAGAGGAAAAAGTATCCCAGATGTTAAATTCGTCTCCGGCAATTCCAAGACTTGCAATACCTGCATATGACTGGTGGAATGAGACTTTACATGGAGTTGCCAGAACTCCTTTTAAAACAACTGTCTATCCTCAGGCAATAGCTATGGCGGCCACATTTGATAAAAATTCACTTTTTAAAATGGCAGACTATTCAGCACTTGAAGGAAGAGCCATTTACAATAAAGCCGTAGCAACAGGCCGAACCAATGAACGCTATTTAGGGCTCACCTACTGGACACCTAATATTAATATTTTTCGCGATCCACGCTGGGGACGCGGACAGGAAACGTATGGTGAAGATCCCTATCTGGCAAGTGTTCTGGGCGATTCGTTTGTAAAAGGCCTTCAGGGAGATGATCCTAAATACCTAAAAGCTGCTGCATGCGCCAAGCATTATGCCGTGCATAGCGGACCTGAATCTTTACGCCATACTTTTAATGTTGATGTAACACCATATGAACTTTGGGACACCTATCTCCCTGCTTTTAAAAAATTAGTAACAGAGTCTAAAGTTGCTGGTGTAATGTGTGCTTATAATGCCTTCAGGACACAGCCATGTTGTGCCAGTGATATATTAATGACAGATATTTTAAGAAATCAATGGAAATTTGATGGCTATGTGACCTCGGACTGCTGGGCAATCGATGATTTTTTCAAAAACCATAAAACACATCCGGATGCTGAATCTGCTTCAGCAGATGCTGTTTTTCACGGAACAGATATTGACTGTGGTACTGATGCCTATAAAGCTTTAGTTCAGGCTGTAAAAAACGGAAAAATAAGTGAGAAACAAATTGATATCTCTGTAAAACGCCTTTTTATGATTCGTTTCAGGCTTGGAATGTTTGATCCTGCTGAAATGGTAAAGTATGCACAGACACCGGCTTCTGTTTTAGAAAATACGGCACATCAGCAGCATGCCTTAAAAATGGCGAGACAATCTATGGTTTTGCTTCGAAATGAGAAAAATGTATTACCACTAAATAAAAACCTGAAAAAAATTGTGGTACTTGGTCCTAATGCGGATAACTCTATATCCATTTTAGGAAATTACAACGGAACTCCGAGCAAGTTAACAACAGTTTTACAGGGAATTAAAGAAAAAGCAGGTCCTAATACTGAAATCGTTTATGAAAAAGCAGTCAACTTTACAAATGACACTTTATTAGTATATCAGAATCTTAAAAATCAATACGCTTACGAAGGAAAACAGGGTTTTAAAGCCGAATATTATAATAACAAAAATCTTTCCGGTGAACCTGAAGCTGTAAGAACCGAACCAGAAATCAACAACTTTTGGCAGGAAGGCGAAGTTGTTATAAAAAACATTAAAGCGAACCAATTTTCTGCACGCTATTCCACAAACTTTACAGCAGAAAAGGATGGCTCTGTTACTTTTGAAGTTAGTGCAGATGATGGGTATCGTTTTTTAATAGATGGAAAACAAGTTATAAATGCATGGGACAGAAACAGATGGGGAGAAAAAACGTTTAAATTAATAACGAAAAAAAACACCGTTTATAAATTGGTTTTAGAATACTGGCAGGGTGAAGGAAAAGCCAACGTTGCATTGAATACTGGTAATTTTGAAAAAACGGATTCCAAAAAAATAGTGGATAACAATAAAGACGCCGATGCATTCATTTATGTTGGCGGGATATCCCCACAGCTGGAAGGCGAAGAAATGCCTGTAAACTTTCCAGGCTTTGCAGGTGGTGACCGTACCTCTATCCTACTTCCAAAAGTTCAGACCGAGCTGATGAAAGCTTTGAAAACCTCTGGAAAACCAGTCGTTTTTGTCATGATGACAGGCAGCGCTATAGCCATCCCTTGGGAGGCGGAAAATATTCCGGCAATACTCAATGCATGGTATGGAGGCCAAGCGGCTGGAAATGCTGTATCAGATATCCTTTTCGGAGATTATAACCCTGCAGGAAGACTACCTGTTACATTTTACAAAAGCGATTCAGACCTGCCTGCTTTTGTTGATTACAGCATGGATAACAAAACGTATCGCTATTTTAAAGGTGATCCGCTTTATGGTTTTGGGTATGGACTTAGTTATACTTCATTTAAATACGATCAGTTAAAAGTTTCTTCCAAAATAAAGAAAGGACAGCCTGTTTCAGTTTCAGTAAGAATAACCAATACCGGAAAATCGGAAGGAGAAGAAGTTACCCAATTGTATATTATCAACCAAAATCCATCTGTAAAAGCACCTTTAAAAAGCCTCAAAGGATTTGAAAGGCTTAATTTAAAATCAGGTGAAAGCAAAATAATCAGTTTTACACTTTCTCCTGAAGACCTTTCTTCAATTAATACAGAAGGTAACCTGAAACAATTTTCCGGAAAAATAAAACTTGCTATCGGGGGCTGTCAGCCAGATGAAAAAAATGAAATAAAAAACAATATTGTAACCCAGATTATTCAAATAGACTAGTAATAAATCTAAGTTTAATAACAACTCAAGATTACATTAATTAACAAAAAATGAACAAGACAATAGACCAATTATCTGCGGATAATATTAGAGCATTAGCCATTTCAATGGTAGAAAAAGCAAATTCAGGCCACCCAGGCGGATCTATGGGCGGAGCCGATTTTATGCATATCCTTTATACAGAATATTTAAAATACGATCCATCAGACATGCATTGGATTTTCAGGGATCGTTTTTTTATGGATGCCGGTCACCTTTCTGCTTTAATGTATGCCCAATATCATTTGTTAGGCAATTATGAAAAAACAGATTTAGAGAATTTTAGACAATGGGGTTCTGTTACGCCAGGACATCCTGAAATTGATGTAAAAAGAGGTATCGAAAACACTTCAGGCCCTTTGGGTCAGGGGCATGTTATGGGTGTAGGTGCCGCTATTGCAGCAAAGTTTTTATCTGCCAGATTTAATAATTTATTCGATCATAAAATTTACGGATTCATAACAGACGGAGGGGTTCAGGAAGAGATTTCTCAGGGGGCTGGTCGTATTGCAGGGCATTTGGGACTGAATAATTTCATTATGTTTTATGATTCAAACGATGTGCAACTATCATCAATGACCGATGAAGTTACGACCGAAGATACTGCAATGAAATATGAATCCTGGGGATGGAAAGTCATCACTATCGATGGTCATAGCCATACTCATATCCGTTCTGCGCTCAATGCCGCTCATGCAGAATTAGAAAGACCTACACTTATTATTGGAAGAACCATTATGGGCAAAGGATGCGTTACAGCTGATGGAGAAATGTACGAAGGACAGTGTGAACTTCACGGAAAACCAATTGGCGGGACAAAAGCATGTTTTAAATCAACATTACTCAATTTAGGAGCAAATCCGGAAGATTCATTTGCTGTTTACGAAGACGTTGCTGCGCATTACAAAAACGTCTTAGCCAGAAAAACAGCAGAAGCAGCAGAAACAAAAACAAAAATTGCTGCCTGGGAAAAGCAAAATCCTGAACTGGCAAAAAAAATCCAGCAGTTTTTTAATGGTGACCTGCCGGAACTCGATTTCAGTTCGATAGCACAAAAAGCCAATTCGGCTACACGTGATGCTTCGGCAGCAGTTTTGGGATATCTGGCTGAAAATGTAGAAAATATGATTGTTTCTTCTGCCGATTTATCCAATAGTGACAAAACTGATGGCTTCTTAAAAAAATCTTCGGTTCTGAAAAAGGATGATTTTAGCGGTGGATTCCTTCAGGCTGGAGTTGCAGAACTTACCATGGCAGCAATTGCAAACGGAATCGCCCTTCACGGGGGAGTTATTCCGGTTGTAGCTACCTTTTTTGTGTTTTCTGATTATATGAAACCTGCCATTCGACTTGCAGCAATTCAGGAACTTCCAGTAAAATATGTGTGGACCCATGATTCCTTCCGCGTAGGCGAAGACGGACCAACGCATCAGCCAATTGAACAGGAAGCTCAGATTAGATTATTGGAAAAAATCAAAAATCACTCAGGAGATCAAAGTTTATTAGCCCTGAGACCTGCAGATGCTGTTGAAACTTCGGTAGCATGGCAAATGGCATTGGAAAACAAAAAAACACCAACAGGATTAATTCTTTCGAGACAAAACATTACCGACATTCCAACTTCAGGGAATTCAAGATTTGAAGAAGCTTCTAAAGCAAAAAAAGGAGGCTACCTTGTAAAAGCTGTTCAAAATCCTGATATCACTTTAATAGCAAATGGATCTGAAGTAGCGACTCTTATTGAAGCAGCAGTTGAATTAGAAAGCAGCATTAAACTAAAAATAAACGTGGCCTCTGTAATTTCTGAAGGACTTTTCAGGTCACAGCCAAAAGAATATCAGGAAAGTGTTATTCCAACAAACGGATTGGTCTTTGGACTGACAGCAGGGCTTCCGGTCAATCTGGAAAATCTTGCGGGAAGCCGTGGAACAGTTTTCGGACTGGATCATTTTGGTTACTCTGCTCCTGCCCATATTTTGGATGAAAAATTTGGCTTTACCAGTAAAAATGCCTGCGATGAAATCATTAAATATTTAGATGCAAATAAGTCAAACTAAATAAAATAAAAAATGATTTAATAGAAAATACAATTATTCTATTTTATTAATGAGCCTCCAAGTCGATGAATTTGGAGGCTTTTTTATTTCGTTTTTTGGTGTAAAGCACACTCATTTTTTATACGACTTTTTGAAATTAAATTAATCTTAAAAAAACAAAAAACTGGCGTCTTCGCAATTAATTTAGTAACTTGTAGTAGTTAAGTTATATTTTGCACTCTTACTGTGTAATTTTTTATTTGAATAAATATAAATCACAAAACCTGTTTCATGAAAAAAAATCTTCTGCTATTATTTTTTACATGTGTGTTTATTTCTTGTGAAAACAAAAAAGAACTAGAACTTCAAAACAGAGAAAAAGCTTTAATCTTAAGGGAAGAACAATTAGCTGACAAGGAAGCAGATTACCAGGCCCTGCTCATATTCCGCGACAGCATAATAGCCTTAAAAGATACTGTTAATAATCCTGTTGAACCAATAAAAGAATGGCCAAAAAACATTCAGGGCATCTGGAACAGTAAAATGCTTTGCAGGGAGTCCAATTGTAATCAATATGTTATTGGTGATCAACGAAATGAGACCTGGCAGTTTTTATCTGATTCTAGCGGGATTTATATGAATGTTTTGAACAACAAAAAACTTATACGTGTATTTAAAGCCAGGTATATCGACGATAAGATACAGCTCGAATTCAACAGTGACAGTATTTCAAAAAACAGAATAAAAATGAATGTAGTTCTGGATGACATCAAAGAAAACGTCATTAAAGGAACACAGACAATAACGAGACAAGATAACTGCACAGCAAAATTTTCAGTAGAACTTACCCTTCCCCAAAAAAAATAATTTATGTTATTAAGTATTCAACACGTTAGTCTTCCTGTAGAAGATCCATTACTGAAATTCCTAATAGAACTTATCATAATTTTATGTATTCCCCTTTTATTGAATAAAATAAAAGTACCCCATCTTTTAGGTCTTATCATAGCTGGTGCCGTAATAGGCCCAAACGGATTTAATGTCCTTGCCCGCGACAGCAGTGTTGTCGTAACAGGAACAACCGGATTGCTTTATATTATGTTTTTAGCGGGACTTGAGATTGACATGGGCGATTTTAAAAAGAATAAATGGAAGAGCATTACTTTTTCACTTTACACTTTCATATTCCCGTTTATTCTTGGACTTATTGGCGGTTATTATATACTACATTTTTCCTTGTTAACATCAGTTCTTTTTGCCAGCCTTTTTTCATCTCATACACTCATCGTATATCCAATGGTAAGTAAGCTGGGAATTGCAAAAAAACTGGCAGTGAATATTACTGTCGGCGGAACAATGATTACAGATGTGCTTTCACTTGTCGTTTTGGCTGTAGTGGTAGGCATGTCACAAGGAGAAGTCGGGACTTCTTTCTGGGTTAAATTATCGGTTTCGATGCTAGTCTTTGCCTTGATCGTTTTACTTGTATTTCCAATCATTGCACGATGGTTTTTTAAAAATGTAGAAGACAAAATCTCTCAGTATATTTTTGTCATTGTAATGATTTATCTGGCCTCTTTATTAGCAGAATTGGCAGGAATTGAAGCGATTATCGGAGCCTTTTTTGCCGGTCTTGCTTTAAACCGACTTATACCGATTACATCATCACTTATGAATCGGGTTGAATTTGTTGGAAATGCGATCTTTATTCCGTTTTTCCTGATCAGTGTAGGAATGCTGATTGATTTTAATGCTTTTATTCAGAGTTGGGAAACTTTGGGTGTAGCTTCTATTATGCTGGTAGCTTCTATTGGAGGAAAATATGTGGCTGCTTTTTTTACCAAAAAAACATTCCGGCTCACCAATGATGAAGGGACGCTAATTTTTGGGATGAGCTCTGCTTCTGCCGCTGCAACACTGGCTTCTGTAATGGTAGGCTACAATATCATTTTATCTGAAAATGAAGCAGGAGAACCTATTCGTTTGTTGAATGAGCATGTCCTTAATGGAAGTATTTTACTGATCCTGGTTTCTTGTACCATTTCATCATTTGTTTCAATGGCAAGTGCCCAAAGGATTGCAGATTCTGACAAAGAAGAAACTGTTGCAGGAGCTAGTCATGAACAAGAAAACATCCTGATGGCTATAAATCATGAAAATACCGTGGAGAAATTAGTCAACCTGGGACTTCTTATTAAAACACAAACTAACAAAGACGGACTTTTTGCACTAAATATTATAAATGAAGAAAAAAGCGAATCCTCTACTAAAAATGCAGAGAAATTATTAGGAGAAGCGGTAGAAATAGCTGCTGGTGCAGATGTAAAACTAAATCCGATTACAAGGCATGACAATGATGTAGTATCCGGAATAAATAATGTAGTCAAAGAACAAAACATTACAGATTTAATCATTGGTCTGGAAGAAAAAGGTTTTTCATCTTCTTTTCTTTACAATCTCTACAATGGTTATTTACGCAATAAGCAAATCAACATCATTATTTATCATGCCATACAGCCCGTAGCAACGATAAAAAAATATATCGTTCTTATTCCTGCAAATGCAGAGCGTGAGCCAGGATTTTTCCTTTCTCTTCTAAAAGTCTGGAACATTGGCAAAAATTCAGGAGCAAAAATGAGTTTCTATGCCAATGAAAAAACGAACCAGATTTTAAAAAGTATTATTAAAAAAGCTAATATTGAAGCCGTTTTTAATACCATTACAACATGGGAAGAAGGTCAGCAGGCAGCTTTTAGTTTAGAAGATGACGAAGGTTTGATAATGCTAATGGCAGAGAGAGGTATGGAGTCTTATTTTTCGCAAATGCAAAAAGTCCCGGAAATATTAAACAAAAACCTCAGCAACAATAATTATATCCTTATTTATCCTTTTTCAAAAATTGATAATACAGTAACCGAAAAAAGAGCTGTGAGTAATCTGGATGATTTTGCTGATATTGGAAAAATTATTGGAAGGATTTTCAAGTAAACTAATAAGATTTATACTCTCTGTTAACTAATAATCCCTTTCATTTTATCTTAACTTTGCATTTTTAAATACCGATAATAATTATCAAGTAAAAAATTGAAAGTAGAAAAAGTGGAAAATGAACCTGTAAGCTGGACAATATGCCGGGAATGCCAGGGACGCGGAAAAAAAAGCCGAAGAATAAGCAAAAAAACACGGCTTCTTTACCAGATTACATTGGAGGAATTTCAAAAAATACAAGGCAAAGGTACGGCACCGCTTCCGCCAAAAGGAAACCTGTATTCATGTCCAGACTGTTCCGGATCAGGGTTACAAGCTGTTGCAAATATTCCAGTAGCAAATAAAGAATTTCCACACATTGCTATTATTGGCGGCGGAATTGGTGGAATTGCTCTTGCGGTAGCGTGTTTGCATCGGGGAATTCCTTTTACACTGTACGAACGTGACAAAGACTTTAATGCGCGATCTCAGGGCTATGGACTCACTTTACAACAAGCCAGCAAAGCAATTCAGGGATTGGGGATTTTCTCTTTAAAAGATGGGGTGATTTCAACAAGGCATCTGGTTCATACTCCGGATGGGAAAGTAATTGCTGAATGGGGAACCAGAAAATGGCTTCAGTCTGATACAAAAACATCTTCCAAACGTACGAATGTGCATATTGCACGTCAATCTTTACGATTAGCTTTACTGGAGCAGCTTGGAGGAAGTAATCAAATACAATGGGGACATCAGTTAATAGATTTTAAGGAGTCTGAAAAAGGTGTTTGTCTCAGTTTTCAGGTTAATGGAAAAATTAAGAAAACACAAGCAGATCTTGTAGTTGGAGCCGATGGTATTCGAAGTTCTGTCCGAAAGCTGCTTATTGGAGAAACCACTACGCCTTTGCATTATCTGGGATGTATAGTAATTTTAGGTATCTGTCCATTACATGCTTTAGAACATCTTAATAGTCCTTTACTGGACTCGGCAACCATATTTCAGACTGCCAATGGCAACGAACGCATCTACATTATGCCTTATTCATCAGATTCAGTAATGTGGCAGCTTAGCTTTCCGATGGCTGAAGAAGAAGCTAAATCATTAAGTACTAAAGGAGCTAAGGCTCTCAAAGAAGAATCATGCAGAAGAACCCAATGGCACGATCCTATTCCTCAAATTGTATCAGCAACTGAGGAAAGCTGTATTTCCGGATATCCTGTTTATGACCGTGAATTGCTTAAACACAAATTACTGGAAAAATCAGGATCAGTAACACTGATTGGAGATGCTGCACACCCAATGAGCCCGTTTAAAGGGCAGGGTGCCAATCAGGCAATTCTTGACGCACTTACATTGGCACGAAGCATTTTTAAAGGATGCAGACCTTCATCTGACTGGAGAAAAGCAGGAATACGAAAAAGTGCACTAATGGAATTTGAATCAGAAATGTTAGAACGCAGTGCAATTAAAGTACAAGATTCCGCAGACGCTGCAAAGTTCCTGCATTCTGAAATTGTACTTCATGAAAGTGATGCGCCCAGAAGATGGTTCAAGAATGATCAATAATATTATCTTTTTAAACTTCTGTTCTTTTGCAAGCAATGCTGTCTTTTTGATGATCCAGTGAAATGCATTAGTCTTTGGATTTTACTTTAAAAATTAAAAGAAAATGTAATTTTTGTCATTCTAAACAGGCAGGAAAATATGAAATTTTGTCCCTTTATTCGGTTCTGATTCTGCATACATTACACCTTGATGATTCATCACAATTCTTTTGCAAAGTGCCAGCCCGATACCGCTTCCCGGAAAAATATGCTGTTCATGAAGACGTTTAAAGATTTCAAAAATCTGATTTTCATAATCCTTTTCAAAACCTATTCCGTTATCAGTAAAAGTAATATGATAGTAATTATCTGAAACAATCGCATCTCTAGTAATGTTCTCGAGATAAGTTCGGGCTACAGTTTCAACATTTATGTTAATTTCAGGGCGAGTACCCGCTTTTGTAAATTTAAGAGCATTACTCATCAGATTATAAAACAACTGATTCATCTGGAGTTTTGAAGCATTTACTACCGGAAGACTTTCTACAATTAATGTTGCATTTTTTTCCTGCGCAGCAATTTCAAAGTCATTCCACAAATCTTTAATTACCAGGTTTAAATTTACTGGCTTAAATGATTTTTCAGGATTAAGAAGACGTGAAAAAGCAAGCAAATCTGAGATCAACATGCTCATTCGTGCGCTGGAAGATGCAATTTTGCTGACAATTGTTTCAGGAGCCATGCTGGATTTTCCATCCTTAAGCAGTCCTGCAAAAATTTGAATCTTGCGTAGTGGTTCCTGAAGGTCATGACTCGCAACATAGGCAAATTGCGCAAGTTCATGATTAGAATGTTTAAGGGCATCGTTAGATTTTTCAAGTTCCAAATTTGAAATTTGCAGCTTTTTTAAAGTTGTCTCTAATTCAGATGTCCGCTGTTCTACCTCGTTTTCTAATGCAAGCTGTAATTGTCTTTGAATCGTTATATCCTGTGCTGTACCGTTTATTAGTAGAGGTTGACCTTCATCGTCAAAAAAAGTCTGACCAATTGAATGTATAATTTTTTCCCTGCCGGTGATCCCGTGAATTATTTTATATTCGGCTTCATATTTTCCGGAAGTTCCCTTTTTTGAGCAGCGAAAAAAGCTTCTTCCACTCTGTTTTGATCCGCTGGTATTATAACTGATCTTGCCTTTTCTGATGTCATTACGATCTCTTTAAAACCAAACATATCAGCGTGTCGTTGCGACATCGTGGTAACACCTGATTGCACATCCATCGACCATGTACCCAATTCGGCAAGTTCAACGGCAGAACGCATTACTGCTTCTGCCTGCTCTACTTTTCTTATAGAATCAAGTTCAGAGGTCACATCTGAACCAACATACAATACAGCATAAATATTTCCTTCTCCATCTAATAATGGGGTAAGGCTGACTTTATAAAAATGTGTTTCTTTTTCTTTTGTATTTAAGCCTGGAATCCCGCTGGCAGAGAAACTTCTTCCTGTTTGATAAACTTCTTTTACTGTTTTGAGAAAAGTTTCCGAACCATGATCTTTAAAAACATCAGAAAGCATTTTACCTTCAGGGTTGGCAGTTGTTCCGGCATAGGTAATAAAAGACTGGTTAGCATTCTTTATAATTAAATTTTCCCCAACAAATAAACTAACTGCAACTGGTGCTGCCGCAATTACCGCACGAAGATTAGATTCACTTTCACGAAGAGCCATTTCAGTTTTTTTACTCTGCGTTATATCTGTAGCATGAACAATGAGTCCAGCTACATTTCCGTTACTAATTATGTGTGGTGTATAAACAATACT encodes:
- a CDS encoding FAD-dependent oxidoreductase yields the protein MKVEKVENEPVSWTICRECQGRGKKSRRISKKTRLLYQITLEEFQKIQGKGTAPLPPKGNLYSCPDCSGSGLQAVANIPVANKEFPHIAIIGGGIGGIALAVACLHRGIPFTLYERDKDFNARSQGYGLTLQQASKAIQGLGIFSLKDGVISTRHLVHTPDGKVIAEWGTRKWLQSDTKTSSKRTNVHIARQSLRLALLEQLGGSNQIQWGHQLIDFKESEKGVCLSFQVNGKIKKTQADLVVGADGIRSSVRKLLIGETTTPLHYLGCIVILGICPLHALEHLNSPLLDSATIFQTANGNERIYIMPYSSDSVMWQLSFPMAEEEAKSLSTKGAKALKEESCRRTQWHDPIPQIVSATEESCISGYPVYDRELLKHKLLEKSGSVTLIGDAAHPMSPFKGQGANQAILDALTLARSIFKGCRPSSDWRKAGIRKSALMEFESEMLERSAIKVQDSADAAKFLHSEIVLHESDAPRRWFKNDQ
- a CDS encoding sensor histidine kinase — encoded protein: MELEKSNDALKHSNHELAQFAYVASHDLQEPLRKIQIFAGLLKDGKSSMAPETIVSKIASSSARMSMLISDLLAFSRLLNPEKSFKPVNLNLVIKDLWNDFEIAAQEKNATLIVESLPVVNASKLQMNQLFYNLMSNALKFTKAGTRPEININVETVARTYLENITRDAIVSDNYYHITFTDNGIGFEKDYENQIFEIFKRLHEQHIFPGSGIGLALCKRIVMNHQGVMYAESEPNKGTKFHIFLPV